A stretch of DNA from Spirochaetota bacterium:
CCGCTACCGCAGCCGTCATGAGAAGGAGCCTTCCGCGTGTGCGGACACTATCACGAATTATCTTCGCGAGGCGCGGGTTACGCATGGCGTTCCTCCGCTTCGGCATCGGATACGATGGCCCCGTCCATGAGGCGTATTTCCCTCGATATGCGATGACCGATGGCGCGTTCGTGGGTGACCATGATGACCGTTTTTCCGTCGGCGGAAAGTTCTGAGAAGAGGTCAAGTACAGCGTCCGCGGTGTGGGAATCGAGATTGCCGGTAGGCTCGTCAGCGGCGATGATCATAGGGTCGTTCGCGAGCGCACGCGCTATCGCCGCGCGCTGCTGCTGTCCGCCGGAAAGCGATGCGGGGAGCTTGCCGGCCTGATCGCGTATGCCGACGCGCGAAAGGAGCGCGAGCGCCCTCTCGGAGCGTTCACGGACGGGATATGTCCTGCAGAAGTCCATCGGCAGCATGATGTTCTCGAGCACGGTAAGCGTCGGCAGAAGCTGAAAGAACTGGAACACCACACCGATATTCCGTCCGCGCCAGAGCGAAAGGTCGTTCTGCGAGAGTGCGTGTATATCCGTGCCGCCGATGACGACGTGCCCGGTACTCGGTGCATCGATGCCGGTGAGAAGGTTCATCAGCGTCGATTTTCCGCTTCCGGACCGACCGACCACCGCGATGAACTCGCCCTGTGCCGCCAGAAAGGACACATTGCTGAGCGCGGTGAAATCACCCATCGGCGATGGGTAGACTTTGTAAAGCGATTCGACGCGCATGAGCGGCAGTGTTCCCGCAGCAGGAGCGTTCCGTTCTTTGAGAGTATTCTTTCCCATGACTACCGGCCGTGCATGGCTTTGATCGCCGCGACGACATTGAAGTGATGCATGACATACCCTGTGCCTGCAACGGCAGCGAGCGCGATGAGCGAGATAATGATGCCTTTTTTCATGAATGCCTCCGAAAAAATAGTTCTGAGGCAAAGATACTATGACGGCGCTGTCCTGTCGTCCTGCTTTATAAAGTGAGACTTTATCGAGGCATGCGGCGGCTGAAGGCGGAAGGTGTCATGCCGGTGACGGATTTGAACACCTTGTTGAACGTTGCCTTCGAATTAAAGCCGGCCTCAAGCGCAATATCGAGCATCGTAAAGCCCTTCATCGATGCATCGTCGAAGAGCCGCTTCACCTCGTCCACGCGGCGGCGGTTCACGAAATCGAAAAAATTGCTCCCGCTGTTCTCGTTGATCATCTGTGAGAGGAGATAGTAGGGCGTATCCACGATCGATGCGAGCTTCTTCAGGGTGAGTTCGGGGTCTTTGTAGAGACGTTCGCCGTCCATACGGGCGCAGAGCATCGCATAGTGCTTTCGGGATTCCTTCGCAGACAACCGCGACCCCTTGTACGGTTCTGCCGCTTCCGCAGGCGAAGTGACAGCAGGCAGGAATGAACTATAGCCGACCGCATACACGGCAGCGGCAAGCAGGAGCGCGAGGATATCATCAAGATATTCCGGCCCGCCGTGTGTGAGCATGACGAGCACGGGCAGTTTGAGGAGATAACATATGCCGATGGCTATCATGATCGCCCTGAGGAGGGAGAACCGCTCTTCACGGATGGCCGAATGCTTCGTAAGTAGTGATGTACGGTACTGGTGCAGGGAGTAATGACACATGACGAGATAGACAACGATCTGCAAAAAGGCCGTCACCGCGATAACCGTTCCAGCGGTACTTGCATGGGATGCATGCAGGAGTGCGATCAATATGAGCGCCCCGATGAACGGGAGGAGATGCAGTGCGTATGCGGGATGATGCCGTTTTCCGACAAGCCCACGGAAGTAGAGGAATATGAGCGGTCCGAACAGGAGCTGCGAGGGCTCGCCGTATACCCCGAAGGGGGTGAACGTTCCGTCGATGCGTACGAACGCACGTACATGGAGGAGACTAATGGAAAATGCCAGCATGAGTGCGGCGAGCGGCAGCTTCTCAGCAAGCGCATTTCGCGAGCGCATGACCGCGATGACGAGCACGATGCCCTGTACGACGGCGGCTGCGGTCACCACGGCGATGATGAATGAGATATGACGCGGGATCATGGTATGCCATGCAGTATACTGAAACCCACCCATGCGTCAACTGCACGCACGCGACTGCCGTGAAAACACCATCCTCCAAATTCAACACATTAATAAACAATGAAATTTCGTCAGGATCGATGTGAACAAGGGCTTAAGCCCCTTGCTCTCTCTTTTCGCGGCAGTCTCCGCACCTGATGCCTGCCTGCGGCATCTACCAGGCGATGCGAACCTTCTTTCCTTTCTTCGCGCTTTCTATAGCCGCGAATACCATGGCCACACTTTTGATATTATCGGTGCAGTCCGTCTCCGCTTTCCTCTGCGCGGCGAGTGCTGAGAACATCTCATCGAGGCAGCCGTCATGTCCCTCGCGGCCCTGCCATACGAGCGGTGCTTCGATGCGCTTCGTTTCGCGATTGAATTTTGTGGCCGCTTCGGGGAGTACGACCTCGGCGTACGGCAAATCTTTTCCGTTCCAGACGGCGCTGCCTGTGCTCCCTGTGATACGCCAGATCGATTCCCACGATGTGGAGCACCCCTCCGCGCACCATGATCCGCGATAGGAGAATACGATGCCGTTCTTGAATTCGAATGTTGCCACCGCCGCTGCATTGCCGGCATACCAGGACCCTTTCGGATTGAATTCATGGCAGTACACGCTCACGGGGTCAGCCCCGGCGATGAATCGTGCCTGATCGAAGGTATGAATCGCCATGTCGAGTATGAGGGGGCTTGCCATCGCATCGCGGAAGCCGCCGAAATGGGCGCCGATGAAAAAATCCGCCGCGACAAAACCGATATCACCAATGGTCCCGCTATCGATGATCGATCTGAGTGCGCGTATGTTCTTGAGATACCGGCGGTTCTGCATGACGGCATACATTTTCCCTGAGCGTTCTGCGGCAGCGACCATCTTTTTCGCGTCGGCAAGCGATGAAGCCATGGGCTTTTCACCGAATACGTGGGCGCCGTGCCTGAACGCCGTAAGCGCGATACCCTTATGCGCTTCGGGTATCGTGATGTCGAAGACGATATCCGCCTTTGTCGCGGCAAGCGCATCATCGATGTCGGTGAATGCCGGGGCGCTGATGCCCTGCTCCGAAGCAAAATGCTCGGCATTCTCTTTTTTGATGTCAAGGAGACCCGCGATCGATACGTCGGAGCGCGCCTTCGCGTAGTGCGCCCATTTTTTCGCCATGCTGCCGCATCCTGCGATGAGTATCTTTTGTGTGTTCATATTGATCCTCGTACTCTATTTCGGATTGGCGATGAAGTCACCGCCGCGGCATTGTTTCAGATAATTGAGCGCGCGCACCTGTCCGCTCATCTCAAGGTCGCCGCCATGCACCGGGTCATGCCAGCCTTCGATGTCTATCGTGCCGGTATAACCGGACTGCATGAGTATCGTGCAGAGAACGATTCGAAACCGTGCGGAAGTATCTGCGGGATGACACGGAGGGCGTCGTTCCCGCCGATAAGTGTTCCGATGCGTATATGCGCCATGATATGCTCCTTTGTACAGATGATACAGTAGCATCGCCGCACGGATTCGGACATGGCACGGGTTGATAAAACATGGCATATATTGACATGCCCATTGCCGCACCTATAATCGCTCCATGACGATCACCGACATCGGCTATATCTCTTCCCGCTCCGGTTTCCGCCTCCACGCGCACGAGGATGAATATGAAATCCACTATCTGACCGAGGGGGCGGGCGTGTTCATCAATGCGGAGAAGCGGCATCGCATTGAAAAGCGTTCATTGGTCTTCTCCCGCCCGAAAGAAACGCATGCATACGAGAGCGAGGCATCGACACGGCGATTCTCGTTCTACTTCGTGCGTTTTCGTTTTTCGAACGATGAATCGGGGCTTCCGCAGCTCCTCGATCGCCGATTCTCGGCACCGGTATCATCCGGGGAGGACTTCAGGTCTTTTTTTGAGGAGATGAAGCATCGCGCGCATTCGTCGAATCTGCACCTCAAGCGCGCCGCCGAACTTTCACTCAACGCCTTTATCCATGCACGGCTGGGCGAGTCTGCGCATACGCCGGAGGAGAACCGCTATGTGCGCACTGCCATCGATATCATGGAGCGTTCCGTGCACGCCACCATCGACCTTCCCTCGCTTACCAATAAACTCGGGATCACAGTGTCCTATTTCGACCGGCTTTTCAAAAAGCATCGCGGGGTGTCGCCGCTTACGTATTATGCGCGATTGAAGATAGAAACCGCGAGCTTTCTCCTCCGCGAGACGGACACGCCGATATACCGCATCGCCGAGGAGCTTTCGTATACGGATGAATTCCATTTCAGCAGGGCGTTTAAGCGAATCGCCGGGGTGTCGCCGCGGGAATTCCGTAAGCGGGGATGAACGTGCGTCCGCATGCGTGCTGTGATGCAATGAGACTGTTGCGAAAATAGAGAACAAGGGTCATGACCCCTTGTTCTCATCGATTCAGATGGAATTTAGATGTTCATTATTCTTCGCTACGGGTGAATGGCATTTTCGCGACAGTCTCACACAAGTGCTTGACACTTCGCCGCATTTTATTAGAATACGTTGACGATGAGCCTTCTCCTTTCTGAAAAGCCGCTTATACCGTCCATAAAGACGTTTCGCCGCGGGCGCTGGGATAAGACCGTCGATGTAAAAGATTTTATAGACAGGAATATCACGCCGTACGACGGCAATGCGACTTTTCTCTCCGCCCCATCGGAACGTACACGGGCGCTCTGGGAACGATGCCTTGAATTCATCGCCAAAGAAATAGCCGCAGGCGGCGTGCTCGATGTCGATACGAGGACGATATCTTCCGTAACATCGCATGCGGCAGGATACATCGACCGCGACAATGAGCTCATCGTCGGCCTGCAGACCGATGCGCCGCTCAAGCGCGCAGTGAAGCCGTACGGCGGCATACGCATGGTGAAGCAGGCCCTCGCCGATTACGGATATGAACTGGACAGCGCCGTAGAGGATGTGTTCCAGAAATATCGAAAGACGCATAATGACGCTGTGTTCCAGGGCTATACCGCCGACATGATACGCGCACGAAAGCATGGCTATATCACGGGACTGCCTGACACATATGCGCGCGGACGCATCATCGGCGATTACCGGCGGGTAGCGCTTTACGGTATAGACTTTCTCGTCGAACAGAAGAAGATCGATCTCATATCGCTCGAAGAGTATCCGTTCAGCGAGGAGATAGTACGCCTGCGCGAGGAAGTGCATGAGCAGTTGACCGCGCTCGCCGATATCAAGACCATGGCCGCGTCCTACGGCTATGATATCGCGAACCATGCGATGAACGCGCGCGAAGCGATACAGTGGACGTATTTCGCTTTCCTCGCCGCGATAAAGGAGCATGACGGTGCGGCGATGAGCATGGGGAGCGTAACGGCGTTCTTCGATATATTCATCGAACGCGACATGAAGCGCGGTACGCTCACTGAGGTCGAGGCGCAGGAGCTCATCGATGATTTCGTGATAAAGCTCCGGCTCGTGCGCCATCTGCGGCCGAAAGCGTACAACGATATTTTCGCCGGCGACCCCACCTGGGTGACAGAGTCGATTGGCGGCATGCTTGATGACGGGCGACATAAGATAACGAAGAGTGCGTACCGCATGCTGCATACCCTGTCGAACCTCGGGCCATCGCCGGAACCGAACCTTACCGTGCTCTGGTCGCATCGGCTTCCGGACAATTTCAAGCGCTTTGCCGCACAAGTGGCGGCGATGACATCGAGCGTGCAGTTCGAGAACGACGACCTCATGCGTCCGCTTGCCGGCGATGATTACGGCGTATCCTGCTGCGTGTCGCTGCAGGGCCTGTCATCGAGCATTCAGTACTTCGGCGCGCGATGCAATATCGCCAAGGCGCTGCTCCTCGCGCTCAACGCGGGCCGCGAGGAGTTCAGCGGCGAAACGGTCATCGAAGGGATAACGCCGCTCCCCGACGGTCCGCTCAATATCGAGGATGTGAAATCGCGCTTCTACATGGTCATCAAATGGCTTGCCAAGCTCTATGTCGAAACGATGAACGTCATCCATTACATGCATGACAAATATTACTACGAACGTTCGCAGATGGCGCTCCTTGATTCGTTCGTGAGCCGCACCATGGCCTTCGGTCTTGCGGGGTTATCGGTCGCTGCCGATTCGCTTTCCGCGATACGGTATGCGAAGATTACAGCGATACGCGATGAGAACGGACTGACGACCGCATTCACGGTCGAAGGGAGCTATCCGAAATACGGCAATGACGATGACAGGGCCGATGGACGCGCGGTTGATGTCGTCAAGGTCTTCCACGATGAGATATCGCGGCACACGATATACCGCTCCGCAAAGCCTACGCTTTCCATTCTCACGATAACAAGCAATGTCATGTACGGGAAAAAGACCGGTGCGACGCCGGACGGCCGCCCCGCAGAAGCGCCATTCGCCCCCGGCGCCAACCCCATGCATGGACGCGATGAGAACGGTGCGCTCGCATCGCTTAACAGCGTGGCGAAGATCCCGTATTCGCTCTGCCTCGACGGCGTATCGAACACATTCTCCGTCATACCCTCGGTGCTCGGGAGCAATGACTCGATGCGAGTGGGGAATCTCATTACGCTCCTCGATGGATACTTCATCAAAGGCGGCCATCACCTGAATGTGAATGTCATCGACAGAAAGACGCTGACCGATGCAATTGCGCATCCGGAGAAATATCCGCAGCTGACGATACGCGTTTCGGGATACGCGGTACATTTCATCAAGCTGTCGCGCGAGCAGCAGATGGAAGTGCTTGCGAGGACATTCCACGAATCGCTGGCGTAAATAACCCATATCCCCGCTCCTTCCGCCTTCAAAAGAGGAGCCAAAAAAACTGCCGATATTTATCGGCAGCAAGTGCTCACCTTAGGTTGCGCTCATCGCCTCTGTGTGGTATCATGCCGCGGTGTTCAATACCGATTACATAAAGAACAGGCATTTCGGCCCCTACGGCGGGCGCTATGTGCCGGAAATGCTCATCCCCACGCTCGATGAGATCGAACGCGAGTATTTTCGTCTCCGCGATGACGCATCGTTCCGGAAAGAAGTCGATGATGTTCTCACGAACTATGTCGGCCGTCCGACGCCGCTCTACTTCGCTGAAAAATTATCCGCACAGCTCGGCGGGCCGAAGATATATCTCAAACTCGAAGGGCTCACCCATACCGGTGCGCATAAGATAAACAATGCCGTCGGTCAGGCGGTGCTCGCGAAGCATCTCGGCAAGAAACGCATCATTGCTGAAACGGGCGCGGGCCAGCACGGCCTTGCGACGGCCACCGTTGCGGCAAAGTTCGGTTTTGAATGCGAGATATTCATGGGCGAGACCGACTACAAGCGTCAGCGTCCGAACGTGTTCTGGATGGAACAGCTCGGAGCGAAAGTTTCGGTCGTTACCTACGGCACGAAGACGCTCAAGGACGCGGTGAACGCTGCGATGAAGGACTGGGCAGCGAGCTTCCGCGATACGCATTACCTTATCGGGAGCGCGCTCGGTCCTTTCCCGTTCCCCGTCATCGTCCGCGATTTTCAGTCGATCATCGGGCGTGAAGTGAAAGAACAGCTAATGAAGATGGAAGGACGTCTTCCCGACGCCTGTGTCGCCTGTACCGGCGGCGGATCGAATTCGATGGGGCTCTTCTATCCGTTCCTTGCGGACGAGAGCGTACGTCTCATCGGCGTGGAAGCGGGCGGACAAGGGATAAAGAAGAAACATGCGGCACGATTCCAGGGCGGGAAAGTCGGGATCGTCCAGTCATATAAATCGTATTTCCTCCTCGACAAGAACGGACAGGTCGCCGAGACGCATTCGATATCGGCAGGGCTTGATTACGCCGGCGTGGGACCTGAGCTCGCGTATCTTTCCGATGCGAAACGCGTGGAGTTCTCCTACGCCACCGATGACGAAGTGCTTGCCGCCGTGAAGACGCTCGCACGCACTGAGGGGATAATCCCGGCGCTTGAGAGCGCACACGCGGTCGCATATATGATAAAGAACGCGGAGGCGATGAGGGAAAAGCTCGTCGTCGTCAATATCTCCGGCCGCGGTGATAAGGATATATTCATCCTCACGCATGCGCTGAAGGACAAAAAGTGGAAGGAGTTCCTCTCCGATGAGATCAAGCGGCATCGATAGGATACGCACGCGTATCGATGCGATGCGCCGTGAAAAGGCCATCGGCATCATGACTCATACGGTAGCAGGATACCCGACGCTGCCCGCCTGTGAGCGCGCCGTAACGACCATGGACTCACATGGCGCAGACTTCATCGAACTGCAGATCCCGTTCTCGGACCCTGTCGCGGACGGCCCGGTAATATTGAACGCGAACCACAAAGCACTCGATGCGGGGATGACCGTTCGACGATGTTTTTCCTTTGCGCGCCGTATCCATGCATCGGTATCCGCTCCGCTTCTCTTCATTACCTATGCGAACATACCGTTCACCTATGGCATCGATGCGTTCTGCCGCGATGCAGCCGCCTCCGGGGCGGCAGGGATCATCGTCCCCGACCTGCCCTATGACGATGCCGAGGGCCTTTATGAGGCTGCGCTCCGCCATGGCATATCGGCTGTTCCGGTGATAAGCGAAGTGACCTCCGCTGAACGGATATCCGCGATAGACCGTATCGCTACCGGATTCATCTATGTAACATCGCGCCTCGGGGTGACCGGCGGCAGCGGCATGCGTGCCGGGATAACCGATTTCCTCGACAAAGCCCGATCGATAACTGAAAAACCGCTTGCCGTCGGCTTCGGCATACGGCGCACCGCGGATGTCAGCACGCTCGTTTCGCATGCCGATATTGCCGTCATCGGGAGCCATCTCTTGACGCTTGCAGGCGGCAAGGCCGGCGGGTCACGCATGGCTTCGTTCCTCGATTCGGTGCACCTGCCGTTGCAAAAAAAGTGACGCTGTGATAATATGCGGATAGGAATTTCGCCGGGAGGAGACAACGTTATGATGAAACGGACCATCGTTCTCATCCTCAGCAGTACGCTTCTGATAGGCGTAGCATTCGCGCAGAAAGCCGGAGAAGAAGGGACACCCCAAGCCGGCGGAGCGGGTAAGAAAAAAACGCTCGAACAGGTACTGACCGGGCAGAACGAGAACCTTCTGCTCATGGCGCTCGAACGCGGCAACGACAAGGTCAAAGCGGAATGTCTTGCAGCGCTCGCGAAAAAGTATGAGGCGGGCGGTAAAGCCGATGATGCCTCACTCGACAAGATAATCCTGTATGCCGGCTACGGCGTGAACTATTCCGCGGCAATAAAAGGCTTTCAGCAGGATTCGACATGGCTGGTACGGCGGGAAGCAGCGATAGCCCTTGCACGCATTCGCAGCGATAAGGCGGTACGGAACCTTGTCGATATACTCCGCCGCGAACGCGAGCCCCTCGTGAAAGTGAACATCATTTTCGCGTTAGGCGAGATAGGCAGCCCGGGCGCTGTGCAAGTGCTCCTTGATACGCTGCGCCTGTCGCAGCAGCAGAACATTCTCTATGAAACGGTGGTTGCGCTCGGAAAGATAGGGTCGAAGGAAGCCTTCGTTGAGCTTCTCAATGTGGCCCAGGAAGACCGCAATCTTGATGTTGTCCGACAGGCATCGGTGGATGCCATCGACAAGATCAAATGGAATTGAGCATCACAGTATTGTTCGTACCGTAACACAATACGCTTTTCGGGATGTAGCGCAGTTGGTAGCGCACTAGGTTCGGGACTTAGGGGCCGCCGGTTCAAGTCCGGCCATCCCGACTGAAAAGTTCGCCGGCATATGCATTGCGCATGTGCCGGCGATTTTTTATTGGCAGGGGTAAAAAAAGGGCCGGTCGCCCGGCCCTTTTTCATTCCATGATGCGATATCGCTTATTTCGAGAATATCTTCACCGCGTCCTTCTTTTCCCAGGTAAATTCCGGGAGCTCGCGGCCGAAATGACCGTACCCCGCCGTCTTCTGGTAGATGGGCCGCTTCAGATCGAACTTCTTGATGATGCCCGAGGGCGAGAGATCGAAATTCTTCTCTATTATCTTCGTTATCTCGCTCTCAGAGCGGCGGCCGGTGCCGTAGGTGTCGACGAATATCGACAGGGGCTGCGCAACGCCGATGGCGTAGGAAAGCTGCACGAGACAGCGGTCGGCGAGCTTCGCCGCGACGATGTTCTTCGCGAGGTAGCGCGCGGCATAGCAGGCCGAGCGGTCGACCTTCGACGGATCCTTGCCCGAGAACGCGCCGCCGCCGTGCGCACCGTGTCCGCCGTACGTATCGACGATTATCTTGCGCCCGGTGACGCCGCAGTCGCCCTGCGGGCCGCCGATGACGAAACGCCCGGTCGGATTGATGTAGTATTTCGTCCGCTTATCGAGCATATCGAGCTTGCCTTCTTCGTCGAACACGGGATCGATGACATATTTCTTCACGTCGGACTCGATCTGCTTATGCGTCACTTCATCCGCATGCTGGCTTGATACGACAACAGCGTCGACACGTGCGGGCTTTCCGTCGACGTATTCGATCGTCACCTGCGATTTCCCGTCCGGGCGCAGATACGGCATGGTTCCATCGCGGCGTACATCGGAAAGCTTTTCGCAGAGGCGATTGGCGATGTAGATGGAAAGCGGCATGAAGGTATGTGTTTCATTGATCGCGTACCCGAACATGATGCCCTGGTCGCCCGCGCCCTGGTCCTTATGGAGGCCCTTGCCCTTCGTGACGCCCTGCGAAATGTCCGGTGACTGCTGCTCGACAGCCACGAGCACCGCGCATGTCTTGTAGTCGAAGCCCATGGCGCTGTCTGAATAGCCGATCTTCTTTACCGTGTCGCGGACGATCTTCTGGTAATCGAGCTTCGCCCGGGTGGTGATCTCCCCCGCAACGATTATCATACCCGTCTTCGCGAGCGATTCGCACGCTACACGTGAATCCTTGTCCTCGGCAAGGCAGGCGTCGAGGACGCCGTCGGAAATATGGTCGCATATTTTATCCGGATGGCCTTCGGTCACGGATTCCGATGTGAAAAAAAAGTCTCGTTTCTCGCTCATTCGCTGCTCCTCAGTCGATTCTTACCGTAATAAACGGTGAAATGATGATATGGCATTTCACGAATTTCGTCAAGGGAAGGCCGATGATTTATTATGCCCATAAGAAAATGCGTATTGCAGCCGCTTTCGCTTGACTTCCCCGATAGCCGGTATTATATTTAGGTTCATTCATGCACTATAGTGCATGAAAAAATGCTGAACCCGCTTTCGCACCTGTTGCGAAGATACCGGGGAAGCGGGGAAAACAATGGCAAAACACAGGAAACCGTCTGATATCAAGGTCGGCGTCATCGGCTACGGCGGCGCGTTCAATATGGGTAAGGCGCATCTTAACCAGATGAAGGCCGCGGGTATGACCCCGTGGGCGGTCACCGAGCTCGACCCCGCCCGTCTTGCCGAAGCAGCCAAGGATTTTCCCGGCATTGAGACCTACGACAGTGTTGAGGCCATGCTCGCTCGTTCACCGGTCAATCTTGTCGTTATCATCACCCCGCACGATTCGCATGCGCCCCTTGCGCTCAAATGCCTCGCCGCCGGGAAAAGCGTCGTCTGCGAAAAGCCCTTCGCCATTACCACGAAAGAATGCGATGCCATGATAGCACTCGCAAAGCAGAAACGGCTCACACTCTCCACCTATCATAACCGCCACTGGGACGGCTGCGTGCTCGAAGCGCTCAAGCATATCCGGAAAGGC
This window harbors:
- the pflB gene encoding formate C-acetyltransferase, giving the protein MSLLLSEKPLIPSIKTFRRGRWDKTVDVKDFIDRNITPYDGNATFLSAPSERTRALWERCLEFIAKEIAAGGVLDVDTRTISSVTSHAAGYIDRDNELIVGLQTDAPLKRAVKPYGGIRMVKQALADYGYELDSAVEDVFQKYRKTHNDAVFQGYTADMIRARKHGYITGLPDTYARGRIIGDYRRVALYGIDFLVEQKKIDLISLEEYPFSEEIVRLREEVHEQLTALADIKTMAASYGYDIANHAMNAREAIQWTYFAFLAAIKEHDGAAMSMGSVTAFFDIFIERDMKRGTLTEVEAQELIDDFVIKLRLVRHLRPKAYNDIFAGDPTWVTESIGGMLDDGRHKITKSAYRMLHTLSNLGPSPEPNLTVLWSHRLPDNFKRFAAQVAAMTSSVQFENDDLMRPLAGDDYGVSCCVSLQGLSSSIQYFGARCNIAKALLLALNAGREEFSGETVIEGITPLPDGPLNIEDVKSRFYMVIKWLAKLYVETMNVIHYMHDKYYYERSQMALLDSFVSRTMAFGLAGLSVAADSLSAIRYAKITAIRDENGLTTAFTVEGSYPKYGNDDDRADGRAVDVVKVFHDEISRHTIYRSAKPTLSILTITSNVMYGKKTGATPDGRPAEAPFAPGANPMHGRDENGALASLNSVAKIPYSLCLDGVSNTFSVIPSVLGSNDSMRVGNLITLLDGYFIKGGHHLNVNVIDRKTLTDAIAHPEKYPQLTIRVSGYAVHFIKLSREQQMEVLARTFHESLA
- the trpA gene encoding tryptophan synthase subunit alpha codes for the protein MRSSGIDRIRTRIDAMRREKAIGIMTHTVAGYPTLPACERAVTTMDSHGADFIELQIPFSDPVADGPVILNANHKALDAGMTVRRCFSFARRIHASVSAPLLFITYANIPFTYGIDAFCRDAAASGAAGIIVPDLPYDDAEGLYEAALRHGISAVPVISEVTSAERISAIDRIATGFIYVTSRLGVTGGSGMRAGITDFLDKARSITEKPLAVGFGIRRTADVSTLVSHADIAVIGSHLLTLAGGKAGGSRMASFLDSVHLPLQKK
- a CDS encoding Gfo/Idh/MocA family oxidoreductase, whose amino-acid sequence is MNTQKILIAGCGSMAKKWAHYAKARSDVSIAGLLDIKKENAEHFASEQGISAPAFTDIDDALAATKADIVFDITIPEAHKGIALTAFRHGAHVFGEKPMASSLADAKKMVAAAERSGKMYAVMQNRRYLKNIRALRSIIDSGTIGDIGFVAADFFIGAHFGGFRDAMASPLILDMAIHTFDQARFIAGADPVSVYCHEFNPKGSWYAGNAAAVATFEFKNGIVFSYRGSWCAEGCSTSWESIWRITGSTGSAVWNGKDLPYAEVVLPEAATKFNRETKRIEAPLVWQGREGHDGCLDEMFSALAAQRKAETDCTDNIKSVAMVFAAIESAKKGKKVRIAW
- the trpB gene encoding tryptophan synthase subunit beta, which translates into the protein MWYHAAVFNTDYIKNRHFGPYGGRYVPEMLIPTLDEIEREYFRLRDDASFRKEVDDVLTNYVGRPTPLYFAEKLSAQLGGPKIYLKLEGLTHTGAHKINNAVGQAVLAKHLGKKRIIAETGAGQHGLATATVAAKFGFECEIFMGETDYKRQRPNVFWMEQLGAKVSVVTYGTKTLKDAVNAAMKDWAASFRDTHYLIGSALGPFPFPVIVRDFQSIIGREVKEQLMKMEGRLPDACVACTGGGSNSMGLFYPFLADESVRLIGVEAGGQGIKKKHAARFQGGKVGIVQSYKSYFLLDKNGQVAETHSISAGLDYAGVGPELAYLSDAKRVEFSYATDDEVLAAVKTLARTEGIIPALESAHAVAYMIKNAEAMREKLVVVNISGRGDKDIFILTHALKDKKWKEFLSDEIKRHR
- a CDS encoding helix-turn-helix domain-containing protein, giving the protein MTITDIGYISSRSGFRLHAHEDEYEIHYLTEGAGVFINAEKRHRIEKRSLVFSRPKETHAYESEASTRRFSFYFVRFRFSNDESGLPQLLDRRFSAPVSSGEDFRSFFEEMKHRAHSSNLHLKRAAELSLNAFIHARLGESAHTPEENRYVRTAIDIMERSVHATIDLPSLTNKLGITVSYFDRLFKKHRGVSPLTYYARLKIETASFLLRETDTPIYRIAEELSYTDEFHFSRAFKRIAGVSPREFRKRG
- a CDS encoding ABC transporter ATP-binding protein, with product MGKNTLKERNAPAAGTLPLMRVESLYKVYPSPMGDFTALSNVSFLAAQGEFIAVVGRSGSGKSTLMNLLTGIDAPSTGHVVIGGTDIHALSQNDLSLWRGRNIGVVFQFFQLLPTLTVLENIMLPMDFCRTYPVRERSERALALLSRVGIRDQAGKLPASLSGGQQQRAAIARALANDPMIIAADEPTGNLDSHTADAVLDLFSELSADGKTVIMVTHERAIGHRISREIRLMDGAIVSDAEAEERHA
- a CDS encoding helix-turn-helix domain-containing protein — protein: MGGFQYTAWHTMIPRHISFIIAVVTAAAVVQGIVLVIAVMRSRNALAEKLPLAALMLAFSISLLHVRAFVRIDGTFTPFGVYGEPSQLLFGPLIFLYFRGLVGKRHHPAYALHLLPFIGALILIALLHASHASTAGTVIAVTAFLQIVVYLVMCHYSLHQYRTSLLTKHSAIREERFSLLRAIMIAIGICYLLKLPVLVMLTHGGPEYLDDILALLLAAAVYAVGYSSFLPAVTSPAEAAEPYKGSRLSAKESRKHYAMLCARMDGERLYKDPELTLKKLASIVDTPYYLLSQMINENSGSNFFDFVNRRRVDEVKRLFDDASMKGFTMLDIALEAGFNSKATFNKVFKSVTGMTPSAFSRRMPR
- the metK gene encoding methionine adenosyltransferase, with amino-acid sequence MSEKRDFFFTSESVTEGHPDKICDHISDGVLDACLAEDKDSRVACESLAKTGMIIVAGEITTRAKLDYQKIVRDTVKKIGYSDSAMGFDYKTCAVLVAVEQQSPDISQGVTKGKGLHKDQGAGDQGIMFGYAINETHTFMPLSIYIANRLCEKLSDVRRDGTMPYLRPDGKSQVTIEYVDGKPARVDAVVVSSQHADEVTHKQIESDVKKYVIDPVFDEEGKLDMLDKRTKYYINPTGRFVIGGPQGDCGVTGRKIIVDTYGGHGAHGGGAFSGKDPSKVDRSACYAARYLAKNIVAAKLADRCLVQLSYAIGVAQPLSIFVDTYGTGRRSESEITKIIEKNFDLSPSGIIKKFDLKRPIYQKTAGYGHFGRELPEFTWEKKDAVKIFSK
- a CDS encoding HEAT repeat domain-containing protein — its product is MMKRTIVLILSSTLLIGVAFAQKAGEEGTPQAGGAGKKKTLEQVLTGQNENLLLMALERGNDKVKAECLAALAKKYEAGGKADDASLDKIILYAGYGVNYSAAIKGFQQDSTWLVRREAAIALARIRSDKAVRNLVDILRREREPLVKVNIIFALGEIGSPGAVQVLLDTLRLSQQQNILYETVVALGKIGSKEAFVELLNVAQEDRNLDVVRQASVDAIDKIKWN